The Leishmania mexicana MHOM/GT/2001/U1103 complete genome, chromosome 32 genomic interval ACACGCCGGCGAAAACGGTGTCCCCTGCAGGGGCTGGCTCTAGTGGGCCGACTTCGGCGTCGTGCGCAGATCCTTCGAGCGGCACAGGTGTGCCACAACCGGCTGGCGATGAGGACAGTGACGACGGGGACCGCGGCAACACCGCTGATGCGCCCGATGCACCGATTCTTCGCCTCCTTGACGACGCGCTCAAGATGCCCTTTACCGTTTTCACCTCTCCACAAAAGGACAAACTGCTCAGTCTCTACTGGACCGTTCTCAGGACCGACGACTCTGCAGGTGTGAACGCCGGCAACGGCACCACgctcacctccgccgccaccctcaCGCTCTCACTTGTGGATATTGTAGACACCGGCAAGAACAAGGCGCAACTCTCCCTCTTCACGGATGAAGGTGAGGAGTACCCGCAGGAAGTGCTCGTTTCGGATGCCAGCATGCTGAAGCATCTGAGGACAGCGCTTGACAATGGCAGTGCCGTTTCGGTGACCGTACAGGAGAACGAGACTGGCGCGTCACTTGTATCCTTTAGTGTCGACGACGAGTGAGCAAGTCGTGAACGGCGCATTGCGTTTCAGAAATACGCTACGGAGAGGGGGGTGTTGACGTTTCTGCGCATTGCACTGGATCGGggtattttttttctctcatCCGGTCAGCTCCGCCGTTCCTGATGGTGAGGGACACCTCAGCGCGCGGTATCCATGACCCTGTGCCCGCCCTGTGCGGGGGAGAAGCCAGGCAGAGcccctatcccctgccaatgccgcgccgcatctggtggtggcagggtcaagcgcctgcgacgtgggggtggggtccgagcgatgcatcgctgctgatgccggcggccaggtcgtgggtggcgctgcgtcggagcgggCTGCGACTGTGCAGCGGGTTGCGCCGTGCATGCTATATGGGCGGGgtgtcagcgcgactcgacTGCGGCCCGCCCGGCCCTCGCTGGCTCctggtgtgtggcgcctgGGCCGCCCCGAGGGGTGCGccgggtggcggccggcatgatATGAGCGGCTGCGGGGCTGCCCGCGTAGAGGAGGCTGGTGGAGGTTGGGGCAGGGCCCGTGCTGAgatggctgcgtcggcgcatggctgtgatgcgtgtgcccagcgctgcttcgcaccacgcgatggggcctgtgacggCCCGGGGCTTGAATGGCGTTGGACTCATGTTCTACGGCAGAATGAATGCGCTgcaaacagaaaaaaaaggagtgTGGCATCCGTCTCGTGAGCACAAATGGGCGGGCGTGCCTGGacttctctcccctcactTTGTGCCGCATTTCAAGTCGAAAGACGAGGGGAAATCGCCGCAGTGGTGGATTGTGGCGTAAAGTCTTTTTCTCTGTCTATGCGGTGCGCCATACACGAAAGGAAGACACCaacggtgggggagggggagagagaaataGCGCCGActtgtgtgcgcacgccgcCGGCTGTTCTCTGGGCTTAAGACGCGCAATTCACACACAGTTGTGACGCTTATGTGCGGCCCACTTCTCCCTGGTCACACTGACCCCCTTCCAGACTCTTTCAGTGCTGCACATCTGCGAGCCGCTGTATTCCTTCTCCCCGCTGAGCCTCTGTTCTGCCTGTTGGCGTGCTGTCCTGCTCGATGGCATCTCTTGTCTTCCACAGACGCGCATTCCTCCAGTCGCATCAGAGAGCAGGCGAAGTGAATGTACGAAAAGGGAGCGCGGCCAGACGCACGGCAGCACCGAACGCGCATTGATGCGGGGACTTGGGCTCTTCGTGGATCTCCTTCGTTTGCACcccctgctgcttctcctctttctcatctctcttcctctcctctttgAGGAGGTTCAGTGGTTGCTGTTGCGGGATCCGTTGGCTCACATTccccgttgctgctgctgctgctcttttaTCGCCTCTCCGTGCATACAGGGTTTTGTACGTCTGTGTGGGAGGAAGCGAGTatctgcgcagcagctgacggAGAAGGGAGTGCACGAAGAGAGGGTTGGTAGATCGAGGGAGCAAGACGGTGGGCAGTAAGAAAGTGTCCGAGTACTACTCCTGGCACAGCCGTCATTCCGCACACGAGTGCAGGCAAAAGTACAGAGACCCTTTTACGTAGACACATATACGCGGCCTTCTCTGCGAGTTCGCCAGGTCTGCGGCAGGGTAGCGCATTCACCCCCATTCATGTCTCTTGTCGTTACTTTATTCGCATCTCTACCTTCTGGCCGCCTTTGCACCGCGCCACGATGGCTGTTGTGTCGAAGCTGACGTCGGGTCGCTTTCTTGGCTTCTACGCCGTGCAGCTACTCTGCCTCGCGGCGGCAGTTCGTATTCTCAATGCTGTGGTGCTCCGGCGTCGCGCTTCAAGTGGCAGTACCAGGCACCGCTCTCGCCGCTTCTCTCCTGCGTGCaccggtggcagcggcgaggatgaCACAATCAAGGTGGATCGCATCTTCTGGGggcgcctcctctctcttcttcgaCTGTGCATTCCTCATTTCGTATCCCTCGAAGCCGGGGGtgtgctgctcttgctgACCCTCTTTTACCTGCGCACCCACCTGACATTGCTGTTTGCACGGATTGTGGGGCGCAATGGCCGCTACCTCGTCGAGCGCAACACGAAGGCGTTTATTTCTAGCGTGGTGGACATCGGCTTGCTTGCCATCCCGGGAACGATTCTGCAAATCGGGGTGCAGTACGTGAAGATAatgacgcagcagcggctgcgagaCAACTTGCAGGCGGCCCTTCACAAAGAGTACCTCAAAGAGAACACGATCTACATGATAGCTACGCGGAGCGCCTTCATAGATAACACCGATCACCGTTTCACGCAGGAGACAGATCAGTTCTGCAAAGGCGTTGCTGGAGTGTTCCGCGCCCTCTTCAAACCGATTCTGGACGTGATGACGCTTTTGATGGAACTCTCGAGGCATGGGGGCATTGCGCCCCCTGCTTTCTTAATCTCTTACTACCTGCTCGTTGCGACCTGCatgtcggtgctgctgcccaaCTTTGGTCAACTGGTGGCGACGAGCCAACAGAAGGAAGGCAACCTTCGTACGAAGCACCACCAGCTCATCTCGCACGCGGAGGAGATTGCTTTCTATAACGGCGAGGAGATTGAGCGCGAACACGCGGGACGCCTGCTAGGCTCCCTCATCCGCCATGAGTACAAGATCAAGCGCACCAAGTGGCTGACTGGGTGCAGTGACAGCCTGCTCATCAAGTACGGTGCCAGCTTGGTCGGGTACCTTGTGTGCAGTCTTGTCGTCGTGGACCAGTTCCATCTCATGACCAAGGGCGATCTTACCCAGTTGTACCTCCAAAATGTGCAGCTGTACGTGCCCTTTTCCGCAGCGATTGGGAGGATGCTTCTCATGCACAAGCAAATAGGCGCGTTGTGTGGCAGCGTGCACCGCATtggcgagctgcgcgagagACTGGAACGCATCAACGCGTTGAATGTGCGTAGTGAGGTGGCCAACGTAGTCTACTCGAATGATGTGGTGCAATGGAGGGACGTAGACATCGTCAGCCCAGCTGGCATGCGTCTTCTGCATGACGTAAACATCACTGTCACACCCGGGAAGCACACGCTGATTATGGGCAGCAACGGCTCCGGCAAGACGGCACTGATGCGCGTGCTTAGCGGACTATGGCCGGTTGCCAAGGGCAGCGTGACCCTCCCAACAGCCCCAGAGTCGCTCATGTGCCTGCCACAGCGTACGTACCTCCCACCTGGCtcgctgcgtgcgctgcttACATACCCGCACGTTACCGAGGACCCCCGCGACGGCAAGCCTGAGCAGGCCTTTGTGCCGGATGAGGTTATCATGTCGGCGGCGATGTCGTTTGGCCTCAACCCCATGATGGATCGCGAAGGTGGCTTGGATGCCTTTGAGAACTGGGAGGAAGTATTGTCGGGCGGGGAGCGTCAGCGTGTGGCCCTGGTGCGCGTCCTGTTGCACCGCCCGAAATTCGCATTCCTCGATGAGTGCACCAGCGCAATTTCCCAGGATGAAGAGCCCTTCTTCTACAGATTACTGCAGAAGGCAGGTGTGACGCTGATCACGGTATCGCATCATGAGACACTGCGCAAGCtgcaccgcgtcgtcgtctccttggatggagaaggcggcTACCAGGTCAGCGAACAGTAAAGAGGAcgggcgagggagagagaagacaagTAGAGTGGATTGTttgtctctcttttcttgGGGGTGTGTTGGGTGCCGGTGAAGGCGGATTCTGTTGTAACGCAAGGGCGTCCCAACAACGGACTTTCGAGGCGCTGATGTTGCATATCtaaaagacacacacgcacacgcacgcgcacgtgaggtattctttccttttcggcgtcgacgacggcgaagaaAGACAAACaaacgcaaaaaaaagtAACCATAAACCTGGAAGCAGGGCTGATGATGgtttcgttgttgttttgttCTTGCTCCTTTATGTCGttgcgccccctcctcccctccctcgacTCATGCACGCTGTCGTCCTttgcaaaaaaaaaacgtgccTTTAACCGCGaatatatacatatacatatatgtatatatatatatatgtatgcatacgtatgcgtgtgtgctgtgtgtgtatttTCTATCATTTTGTAATGTCCTGTTCAGTGTCTGTCCGTGCGCTGGTGTCTGGTTATGCGtgttttcttctcttcctttcGCCGCCACACTTCCAATGCTTCTTCCGCAACCTTTATCATCTGGATACACGCATCAATGGGcgcattttcttttttttttcgtgtctCCCTTCTCGCAGCATTCGCCGGCTAAAGGGTTGAAGGTGGGAGAGGGGTCCTGGAGGGGTGTGGCGCTCGTACAAAATGTACAAGAACAACACTTTTttaaaaagaaaagggaagctCTTCTAGCATGTGCAACTGCACTGTGCGACTGCCCCATGTGCGGGCGCTGGAGTCTTCCGCGCTTCCATGTCTTTTGAAGGTGTACACTCTGTGTGCTCGCGTTTGCGTGCATACATGTTTTTCTCTTCAGGCATTTTTTTGTTGGTTCGCTAGACGAGGCCGAGAATGTAGAAGTGGTGTtcttatatatatatatatatgttaTTCTATGTTTGCTGTGCTGTTATTTTTAATATCGGCCTCTCTGTCTACCTCTgcctgtccctctctctcagaGCCTCAAAGGAGTTGTCCTTCCGCCCTTtcggcactgcagcacctAATCGACTgtgaaggaggggggaggggatatGTGTCGGTTGTCTGGTGTGCGTAGGTGTATGTGTCTTGCTCCTTTTCAGCATTTTGTAGTGTGCACGAGTGTATGCTAGCGTTGTTGAGCTTTTTTTTATTGGTGAGGTGTgttgtctctctgtgtatgGAGGGGGCAGGGAGCTGAAAGTGTGAGTGCACAGGGGTGGGCGCAGGTGTATAAGGCGACGCACAGGCCTTCATGAGGCGTctttctcctccaccgcgttCTCTCTGGGTTACATAGACTACTGGCTCCCATGTGCCCTTTCTCTCACTctctgcttgcgtgtgccgGGCGCGTACGTTTAGAAGTGCGTGGTGATTCTGACTCCCCTGTGCAGTTGTTTGCCTTTGAGTCTGgcgtgcgccgcgctcgcacacgcgcatgtcAGCTGCGTATGTCTCCAAATGGGGTAGAAAAAATGTATCCTGTGCTGCCCAGACCTCTGTCCCCCCCccggaggagggagggggagcctTGAGTGCGAAGTAGGCGCTGGGTTTGTATATAAAGGTTTCCTCAGTCTGAATAAAGGCTTAATGAATGAAAAAGAGCGTAAGTCGTGATGTGCGTAGTCAAGCCACCATTTCCTACGTACGGtgggcaccggcaccgcttAGGCGCATCGCTGTTCTCGGCCTCCTTCAGCGTAGCACATCTGCGCCAGCGGTGCATGGATGCCTCGAGGCCGCCTTTAGCCTTCTCTGCGGCAGGCAGTCTTTAGCGCTCCACCCGGTAACCGCAAGTGTGATACGGTTGAGGGTGGTGTCAAAAGCCTGCTCCCcctgctgtgctgctcgATGCCATTGCTCTCTGTCGGTCTCTCTCACCTTCCTCTTACCACACGGTTGCTGCTTTTCATGCAACCGCCATCCCAttgtctctctcgcacgaCCATCTGCGACTGCCGCAAGTGTCTGTCCAAGAGATAACCTCGGTGCCGCGAGAACCCGCGTTCGGCTCCACTCTTCCTTTCTTTCCGACTGCCATCCTCTTTGCAGAGGACGGCCACACCTGTTCCACGCTGTATTACGCCTCGTCTCCGCGAAAAAGGCCGGTTTTACCGTCTCTACTATTCTCTGTTCCACTTTTTCTGATCTCTATCCCACACCCCCGGCATCCACAGAGTTCTGCGTGCCCGGCTACCCACCGCGACGcaccccctcaccctcttccCTCGAATAACTGAGTATATCCTCTTTCATCCCGTTTCTTTGCCAGGCCATCATGACGTCCGTGTACAATTTCAAGACAATCACCGTCGTCCCGACGTACAAGGACTTCATGGACATTGTCCTGTCCAAGACGCAGCGCAAGACGCCGACGGTGGTGCACAAGGGCTACCACATCTCCCGCATTCGCCAGTTCTACATGCGCAAGGTCAAGTTCACGCAGAAGACCATCAATGAGAAGCTCACCTACATCCTTCAGGAGTTCCCGCGCATGGATGACATTCACCCCTTCTACGGCGATCTCATGCACGTCTTGTACGACCGCGATCACTACAAAGTGGCGCTGGGTCAGGTGGGCGCGGTTCGCCACATGGTGGATAACATTGGTCGCGATTACGTGCGTCTGCTCAAGTACGGCGACTCTCTCTACCGCTGCAAGCAGCTGAAGCGCGCTGCCCTCGGCCGcatggcgacggcgtgcaAGAAGCTTAATAGCGCGCTCGCCTACTTAGAGAAGGTGCGCCAGCACATGTCTCGCCTCCCCTCCATCGACCCgaacgcgcgcacgctgctCGTGACGGGCTTCCCGAACGTGGGCAAGTCCAGCTTTATGAACAAGGTCACGCGCGCTGATGTGGAGGTGCAGCCATACGCCTTCACCACCAAGTCGCTCTTTGTCGGTCACACGGACTACAAGTACACTACGTGGCAGGTGATCGACACCCCTGGCATCCTAGACCATTCTCTGGAGGAGCGCAACGTCATTGAGATGCAGGCGATCACCGCGCTGGCTCACCTCCGTGCATGCATCCTCTTCTTCATGGACCTGAGCGGCCAGTGCGGCTACTCCATTGAGCAGCAGGTCTCTCTCTTCAAATCCGTTGGCCCTCTGTTCACTGGGAAGCCggttgtcgtcgtcttcaACAAGTGCGACGTGTGCACCATCGACGATGTCTCgccggcggagcaggagctTATCATGGACGCCATTCAGGAGGCGAATGCGAAGTGGATTACCGCTAGCACACTCACGGACGTTGGCGTCGGCGACCTCAAGACTGTCGCCTGCGACATGCTTCTCGCCCACCGCTCGGAGCAGAAAGAGGGCTCTGGCCGCTACCAGGCGATTCAGAACCGCCTCTACTGCGCCACCCCACAGCAGCGCGATGAGCTGGAGCGCCCCGCCTTTGTGCCGGcgtcggtgctgcaggagcgcgtCACGGGCGagccgccgaggcagcgccgcaagACGGAGCGCGACTACGAGTGGGAGAATGGCGGTCCGGGCCAGTATCAGAGGAACGAGCGCAAGACATGGGATCTGGAGAACCCGGAGTGGGTCGAAGATATCATTCCGGACATCATGGACGGCCACAACATCTACGACAATATCGACCCTGACATCCACCAGCGCCTGGTGGAGCtagaggcggaggaggaggcgcggctgGAAGATCTTGAGCTGGAGGCGTCCCGCAAGCACGAGCTGCACACGCTGGACAGCGATACCCTTGAGGCGGTGAAGTTCATTAAGGACAAGGTAAAGGTGCTGAAGATGGAGCGCGCCATGAAGAATCCTGCCATTCGGCGTACGCACAGCCAGGCGATGGCCATCAACAAGTTCAACAAACGCACCGGCAGTCAGGACTCCAGGGCGAAGTCCATCgcggacggcagcggcgaggtgcCTACTCGCAAGCGTGGCCGTTCCATGTCTGTCGCACAGGAGGCGCTGATCCGAGACCGCTCCGGCTCTGCCCACGTTAGCACCAAGACAACTCGTAGCATCAGCGGCGCCTCTGCTAGTCGTGAACGCAGCATGAGCGTCaaccgcggcgacggctaCCGTGATGTGAACGAGAAGCTGCGCGCCGTGAAGCTGAGCAAGGTAAAGGCGCGTCCGCTGGCCCGCCAGGCACGGAAGGGCGAGGGCGACCACCACATCCCGAACCTTCGCCCTATGCATTTGTTCACGGGTAAGGTGAAGAGCAACGGTGCTCGAGACCGGCGTTAAGCGTGCGGGGTGCGACTACTGAGGTGAGATAGATGACAagacagggaggggagggggaggtgacGAGGCGGTGACGTGATCATCTCTGCGGCGAGCATCATGGAAGGCTACACCATGAGTGCCATGATACTTGCCCCTCCTTCGCATTGGCTGTACCTCATTCACCCTTCTACTTCGTCTTTCTTGCACCGCTATCCCACGCTTTCCCCCCTCGCTCGCCGGTGCGAGCCTGACGAGCGACCCTCATCGTCTTCGCGTCCTTGccattttttcttttgttcgGCTGTGcttcttttgtttcttcTCTGCTGTTTGTACTGttgcccttctcttccccgtgcccccccccctccatcccCCCCATTTTATCTGTCTCACAactcgttctctctctctgttgctCGCTCGGGGATTTCGCTGCCGACATGTACGCGCAGCGCTCATTTCAGTTCTCTGTGGCGCCTGTTTGCCGCTGGAGAGGCGAGGAAGGCAGGAGGGcagacggggggggggggggaggggaggggcggggcgggcgggaAGGGGGCGAAGCattgtgtgtggtgggggaagtggaagaaggagagggaggggggtggcggtaCTCCACTTCGTTGAGGGACACGCACAtttgtgcatgtgcgtgtggcacttgcgttttctctcttctgttttttttctgtgcgtgtgtgtatatgtggggtgaggtggggggaggatgTTGTTGTCCCTTCCCCCGTGCTTTGGTGGTCAAAGGGCTGTTGGCTCGCACCGATGAAAGGCGACGAcctcgccgtcagcggcggaTTAAAGGCGGACAAAGGGCTGATTTCTCTCTGCCACACTCGAATAACACTGACATAACTTTTAAATTTTTGCCTTCCGTTTTCTTCGCGTTTCCGCGCGTATGTGTCAGCGCAATGTATGCGCTCCTATTGCTTGATGCGTTCACGCCAAGGAAGAATGGAGTTGAATGACGGGAGCAACAGCTCAGCACTCACAGACACGTGCGCACTCACGCACCCACAGGTGGAAGCGGGGACGGTGCGGAGGCGTGAGGCTCGAAAGACGCCTTCGCTCCCCCCTTTTGTGTGTCTTCCTTCTTTTGTTTGTTCATTTTAAGTCATGTCATGCGCACTCTCGAGACGATTTGCTGTTGTGTATCCGTGCGCGTACGAACAACGCAGGGAAAGCTGTGTAAGCGCTTTaaacgcaaaaaaaagaaacgaaacCAATAATGCAGCAACGGAACATGGAGTGGAGCACGCAGACATGCGGCCGGGTCGCCAGTTGTCTCCCTGCTCGCGTACACACTCAGGACCTAAAATGGGTGCTGGTGGTTGTGATTGTGGTGGTAAGGCGGCGAGGAAGTTGTGCTTGAGCAGGTGTGCGGACGGCAACGCTGGctcctcaccccctctccctccacagGAAAACACGTCCCCTTGCAGCGTTGCAGATGCTGGTAGAGAGGCACCTCTTGTCTGGGTAGATGAAGGAAGAGAGGTCCGTGGGCCCTGAGTGCAGGGATGGGTGTGCTTCGCTGCCTTTTAtcatttttcttttctgtctAAGCGCAACTTTGGTCGCGTAGGCGTCGGCCAACTTACTGATgttgccctctccccctctatCTAtcgctccccttctcctctgactccccccttctccgttTCCATATTCGCTGCTTTACGTGCGCGCTCAGGTGAATCAGCGGCTGTCACGTGCTTCTGTCTACTGCCTCCGCGACACGGTGAGGGGAAGGGCACGAGGCACAAGGAGGAAGGCACACGGTTCAGAGGAAACGAATCGATGCCAGACAAACACAGCATCGCATTGAGGCCTTGCTCGTCGTTCCTCGTCACTGGTTCGCGTTCAGCATTGCGCACTTCGCATGCGTTCTGTTGTTGCGCCAGCAAAGGTGATTGCGTGCGAGAAGCCTTTGCGTGAGAGGTAACGCTTCCGTTTTTCCGCTGTTGTTTATGGTGGGctccactgccaccgcctcaACCTCACTATACCGTCCCCCCATGGTTACCACAGGATCATGTCGGAGAATCTCGATAGGTGGGATGCCTACCGCCTTTTCTGCATATCTGCAAccgccgtcgacggcgacaaGGGCGAGCTGCAGGATCGCCTCGGGATCGTGGATGAATATCTGACCGAGTACGAGGTGCTGTGCCGCGCGTTTCACAAGGCGCATCGCACCACACACGTGCAGGAAATTCGCCGGCTACTCGAGGACGAAGCAGAGGACAGACGATTTTTGAATGAAGACACCGACTCGCTGCCGTGGAAACTCTTTATCACTATATCCTTTGCAtatgcgcaggcgctggtggTAGAGCACGAGACAGCGATGCGCCACGGTATCGTGGCCGCGTACACCGCGTCCTTCACGGAGCTGCTCTTCCCTTAtgagacgctgcagcgaaTGCGGCTGACGTGGGAAGCACTCGACTCACTGGCACTGAAGGCGTGCATTGTTGGCCAATACGGCGTCCGCGAAGGCCAGCTGGCCCGTACCAGCATCCCGGGGTATACAGCCGCCTCAACATACCCACCCTCTGcacgtgcggcagcagcagctgctgcggtgcacaGTCTTCTCGCGGAAGAGCATCAGGAGCGCCAAGAGATGATAGAGGCACGCAGGCAGCGCGTTGCAGCCTCCCTACTTCTCCTGGCCTCTTACGAGAAGTTCCGTAGTTTCGCCTCTGCCTCGGTGTGTGGCATGGGGCTCCTACCACAACTTAGGAGCAATTTCGCATCGACAGCACGCCAGGCGCTAGACAACAGTGCAACCCGCATCCAGTCCACATACCGAGGCtatcgtgtgcgtgccgtgcGCGCTAGATCATGATAGCGGCGAGGGACGCGAATATGTCTATTGCTtggctctcctctctctgtctggTAGGGGGGGCATTCTCTCTCGAGTAGCGCCTTCATTCGGTGTctggcacacgcgcatcatatatatatatatatatatatggttTTGGGCTGTGTTCTGTGACGCGCCATTCCACCTTCTCAAGAGGGGTGTGGGTATGCGCGGGCGTCAGTGATGTACAAGAAGGTGCTGTCTTCGTTGTTGTACCTGtgtttattttttttttggtgtgcCTTCGCCTGTGCGAGGGAGGTCGGCCTCTTTTTGTttgcttctcttccctcgctgccgcagccacgcAGAGGCAGCCGCGGTGTGCACACGTGAAGGACGCAAAAGGGAACAGcgaaggcgcaggcgcacgtgTCTTCTAAGGCATCATGTTTAGCACAGAGGCGCACCTGCTGTGCATAGGAGGTTGCGGAGGGGAGAGTGAGGCATGTGCTTCCCCTGCGCTATGTTTTCTCCACGCCCTTCTCTCGAACACTCGTGCCAGGCGGCCAGAGGTGCTGGGTTACCCGCGTGCCGACATCTTTCGAACTTGCACAACTGCACAAACACCATCAAGCTGTCACACACGGTGTGCCTGAAAATTACCTTGGGCCAGCGGCTTCTCTCTTGTCCTTTCTGACGCAGCGTGTTtgtcgccgccccctcctaCTCGCTTTGGATTCTGCTCGGTCGTGCCTCTCAGCATCTTCTCTttgctctctccttcccacCCTCGCGCCCACGCTCGCCCTCTCTTACACAACGGGGCGAAGAAGTAAAGCGAAGGAGCCTACTTCGACGAACACGCCCGCGCCTTTCCACAATAACTGACCCGTAACACACTCCGTTAAGCGCTGCGGAGAATGGCGACTCTCACGGACGGTCGCTTTCTGTTCATCCATGCGGATCGACACAACCTACTCCTGGAGCAATCCGTGAAGGCGGTGGCTGTCTCTCCATCGTCGACCACGACCGcgacagccgcagctgccaaaggcggtgctgcggcggcatcgtTGCCTGTCTCTTCTTCCACCTTTCAACTTGTGTACGGCGGAGTCGTGCGTGCCTTCGCGCTGAATGCCGCGCAGTCCCACATTGCGATGGTTTGCCCAGCCGGTAGTGCGGCAGCCACGTCGGCTGTGGTCGGCCATCTTCGCGACGGCGACCCAAGCACGGTGCTGCGACTCTTCTCCTTTACCCGAGGCGAGATGGGCGAACTGATCGACGAGGTTGTGACCCCAGAGGCGTGCAGCGTGGTATGGTTAGGAAATCGACACCTTGCGCTGGACGTGCGCCGATCCAGTGAATGCGCCCATAGCGAGGCAGCCActtcgtcctcgtcctcttcacTGTTGTCGGCTCCTGCGACATCTACCATCTTGATTGAAGTCACCAAGGCACCGGAGAAGCTGAAATATGTGCGGCAGGaccaggcggcggcgtcgccagtGTCTGTCCTGGGGTCCGTTCTGTGCGAAATACGGGTCGTCAAGCAGAGCCTTCGCTTCTGGGACTTGCAGAGGGAAAAGGTGATGCACGAGTGCGTATTGCCGAACCGCCGCCCCCGTCAGGGTAAGACCCgcgtggcggccgcagcgTGCAGCGACGGTCCGTTTGTGTTTGTGGTGAACGATGACTGGACGGTGCATGGCTTTCACGTGAGCAGGCGCTCCGTGCGAGAGCTGAAGCCGATGCTGTCACAGTTCGAGTCGCAATCAGTTAACGTCGCCAACAACCGCGGCGGAAACGCGAAGGTGAGCAAGGCGAACAGCAAGGGGCAGGAGGTTACGGAggcaggagaaggggaggcgcCTCCTATGTCGTCCCCGCCTGCCAAGAGCTCGGCACTCGCCCACAAACTCGCGCGTCCACGCCTCTTCGCCCATGCAATCAGCGACAAGCAAGTGCTCCTGGCCCTCCAGGGATCCTCGACTATTTTGCAGTGCGCCTGCGAGCCCAAAGGCAGCCGCGATGATGAATGGACTGTGGTCGCCAAGATGCGtttgccgcagcagctgcaggcgacgTGCGAGGTGGTCGGACTCTCCCCTCGAGGGTGTCTCGTCCGTCAGTACGAACTAGCAGAGAGCAGCGCGCAGAGCTCGACAACGGCCGCCTCGTCAGACGCACGGACGGGGGCGTCTG includes:
- a CDS encoding putative nucleolar GTP-binding protein, which produces MTSVYNFKTITVVPTYKDFMDIVLSKTQRKTPTVVHKGYHISRIRQFYMRKVKFTQKTINEKLTYILQEFPRMDDIHPFYGDLMHVLYDRDHYKVALGQVGAVRHMVDNIGRDYVRLLKYGDSLYRCKQLKRAALGRMATACKKLNSALAYLEKVRQHMSRLPSIDPNARTLLVTGFPNVGKSSFMNKVTRADVEVQPYAFTTKSLFVGHTDYKYTTWQVIDTPGILDHSLEERNVIEMQAITALAHLRACILFFMDLSGQCGYSIEQQVSLFKSVGPLFTGKPVVVVFNKCDVCTIDDVSPAEQELIMDAIQEANAKWITASTLTDVGVGDLKTVACDMLLAHRSEQKEGSGRYQAIQNRLYCATPQQRDELERPAFVPASVLQERVTGEPPRQRRKTERDYEWENGGPGQYQRNERKTWDLENPEWVEDIIPDIMDGHNIYDNIDPDIHQRLVELEAEEEARLEDLELEASRKHELHTLDSDTLEAVKFIKDKVKVLKMERAMKNPAIRRTHSQAMAINKFNKRTGSQDSRAKSIADGSGEVPTRKRGRSMSVAQEALIRDRSGSAHVSTKTTRSISGASASRERSMSVNRGDGYRDVNEKLRAVKLSKVKARPLARQARKGEGDHHIPNLRPMHLFTGKVKSNGARDRR
- a CDS encoding putative ABC transporter; translated protein: MAVVSKLTSGRFLGFYAVQLLCLAAAVRILNAVVLRRRASSGSTRHRSRRFSPACTGGSGEDDTIKVDRIFWGRLLSLLRLCIPHFVSLEAGGVLLLLTLFYLRTHLTLLFARIVGRNGRYLVERNTKAFISSVVDIGLLAIPGTILQIGVQYVKIMTQQRLRDNLQAALHKEYLKENTIYMIATRSAFIDNTDHRFTQETDQFCKGVAGVFRALFKPILDVMTLLMELSRHGGIAPPAFLISYYLLVATCMSVLLPNFGQLVATSQQKEGNLRTKHHQLISHAEEIAFYNGEEIEREHAGRLLGSLIRHEYKIKRTKWLTGCSDSLLIKYGASLVGYLVCSLVVVDQFHLMTKGDLTQLYLQNVQLYVPFSAAIGRMLLMHKQIGALCGSVHRIGELRERLERINALNVRSEVANVVYSNDVVQWRDVDIVSPAGMRLLHDVNITVTPGKHTLIMGSNGSGKTALMRVLSGLWPVAKGSVTLPTAPESLMCLPQRTYLPPGSLRALLTYPHVTEDPRDGKPEQAFVPDEVIMSAAMSFGLNPMMDREGGLDAFENWEEVLSGGERQRVALVRVLLHRPKFAFLDECTSAISQDEEPFFYRLLQKAGVTLITVSHHETLRKLHRVVVSLDGEGGYQVSEQ